One window of the Neorickettsia findlayensis genome contains the following:
- a CDS encoding SCO family protein, whose protein sequence is MSSKIDFIFKLLSFTLLIGTSYQAEAFTKEITTSQIEIGGTFKLTDQNGHQVRNDILKGKYTLVLFGFSRCPHICPGQLALLEKTLDAFPKLQALFITLDPTNDTVEVLNKFSQSFHKRILMLTGTSDMIEKVVNDYKVYVAADEDPEKFNHSALIYLMGLDGRYISHISPRSEDELLAFVGHYTK, encoded by the coding sequence ATGAGCAGTAAAATCGACTTTATTTTCAAATTGCTGAGCTTTACCTTGCTTATTGGAACCTCATATCAAGCAGAAGCCTTCACAAAAGAAATTACGACCTCACAAATAGAAATAGGTGGAACCTTCAAACTAACTGACCAGAATGGCCATCAAGTCAGGAATGATATACTAAAAGGAAAATATACCCTCGTACTTTTTGGCTTTAGTAGATGCCCACATATTTGTCCTGGACAATTAGCTCTACTGGAAAAAACGCTTGATGCGTTCCCAAAACTTCAAGCACTTTTTATTACTCTAGATCCCACAAACGATACAGTGGAAGTGCTAAACAAATTCAGTCAGTCGTTTCATAAGCGAATACTCATGCTTACAGGCACAAGTGATATGATAGAAAAAGTTGTCAATGACTACAAAGTTTATGTGGCAGCAGATGAAGATCCTGAAAAATTTAATCATTCAGCCCTCATCTATCTCATGGGATTAGATGGTCGTTATATCAGTCATATATCACCTCGTAGCGAGGATGAACTACTCGCATTTGTGGGTCACTATACGAAATGA